The proteins below come from a single Nostoc sp. KVJ3 genomic window:
- the rpmH gene encoding 50S ribosomal protein L34: MKRTLGGTSRKRKRTSGFRARMRTPDGRNVIRARRKKGRHRLSV, encoded by the coding sequence ATGAAAAGAACACTCGGCGGTACTAGCCGTAAGAGAAAAAGAACCTCTGGTTTTCGCGCCAGAATGCGGACACCAGATGGTAGAAACGTTATTAGGGCTAGGAGAAAAAAGGGTCGTCACCGTTTGAGCGTTTAG
- a CDS encoding DUF2808 domain-containing protein, producing the protein MRRLLSALAVTTCLVTGFPALTWAQSLPGFTLFSGVKAENQLPFRLDFGGQANGWDRYILRIPAKRMKLAVGQFAITYPDYYKGTFDQKNIEVRVKGKAVPLSEVKWDKEGKLINIFPQEPVPAGSAVEVVLSNVKNPSFGGVYYFNCQVLSPGDVPLLRYLGTWILSIN; encoded by the coding sequence ATGCGACGTTTACTTTCTGCTTTAGCAGTGACTACCTGTTTAGTGACTGGATTTCCTGCCCTGACTTGGGCACAAAGTTTACCTGGATTTACGCTGTTTAGTGGTGTAAAAGCCGAAAATCAACTGCCCTTCCGATTAGATTTTGGTGGACAAGCTAATGGTTGGGATCGATATATATTAAGAATTCCAGCGAAAAGGATGAAATTGGCAGTTGGTCAATTTGCCATTACCTACCCTGATTATTACAAAGGAACTTTTGACCAGAAAAATATTGAAGTCCGAGTCAAAGGCAAAGCAGTTCCGCTTTCTGAAGTGAAGTGGGACAAAGAAGGTAAGCTAATTAATATTTTTCCTCAAGAGCCAGTGCCAGCAGGTAGCGCAGTTGAGGTAGTGTTATCTAACGTGAAAAACCCATCCTTCGGCGGAGTTTACTACTTTAACTGTCAAGTACTTTCCCCTGGCGATGTGCCACTATTGCGCTACCTGGGAACATGGATTTTGAGCATCAATTAA